The Metamycoplasma gateae genome window below encodes:
- a CDS encoding S1 domain-containing protein, whose product MNYSVNQIIKAKVTRVSKKVVTFITKDSIIGYLNIHEVSDYFISDLNLMFKVNDIKELKIIEIMPNKELVFSFKAIHPKELRNPFRFKLDKDNAKFDALLDFTNKGISYGD is encoded by the coding sequence ATGAATTATTCAGTTAATCAAATAATAAAAGCAAAAGTTACACGAGTATCAAAAAAGGTAGTTACATTCATAACAAAGGATTCAATAATAGGATATTTAAATATTCATGAAGTTAGCGATTACTTCATTAGCGATTTAAATCTAATGTTTAAGGTAAATGATATAAAAGAATTAAAAATTATTGAAATAATGCCAAATAAGGAATTAGTTTTTTCATTCAAAGCAATTCACCCAAAAGAGTTGAGAAACCCGTTTAGGTTTAAATTAGATAAAGATAACGCAAAATTTGATGCTTTATTAGATTTTACTAACAAAGGAATTAGTTATGGCGATTAA
- a CDS encoding glucose-6-phosphate isomerase, whose protein sequence is MAIKNKVDFICEQVIDQKVFEGKYNDIIENINSKIQNKQTIGQKSLGFFDVLKNIQSSDYIKIKKIVKFLHEEKIDTLVIIAPQTICLQSQAIIDLTFSKNTNSKSIEVIYVNESFDGIDIVKLMQYLENKAFALNIISKNGDDLENLIIFRELISLLNNKVGKNNALKYIFATTNNNYGKLFNLVQNKKYNHLVLLDNTTARFLNYSVATLLPLACANIDIDEYITGAKEANEYYSNTKLSNNPAYKYSLVRYVFNKLDKKKDEKDIFSIENIIVFSPSYKKMADLFSMYLNSTSYRKYKGIRVETYVHPSDTKTFTNLFFEKQRKMFDTHFVVKNPYYDYNVAIMNDNEGDEFNYLMKYSYNKINKTIAKAIKDYHLSNQIPFIEIILEDISDRSIGWLIAFIHRASIMTSYLMNFDPFEEIGLKTYNIELTKKITELIGGNKND, encoded by the coding sequence ATGGCGATTAAAAATAAAGTAGATTTTATTTGCGAACAAGTAATTGATCAAAAGGTATTTGAGGGTAAATATAATGATATCATTGAAAATATTAACTCAAAAATACAAAACAAACAAACAATAGGTCAAAAAAGTTTAGGATTCTTTGATGTCTTAAAGAATATTCAATCAAGTGATTATATAAAAATAAAAAAGATTGTCAAATTTCTTCATGAAGAAAAAATTGATACCTTAGTGATAATTGCACCTCAAACAATATGTCTTCAATCGCAAGCTATAATTGATTTAACCTTTTCGAAAAACACAAATTCTAAAAGCATTGAAGTTATTTATGTGAATGAAAGTTTTGATGGTATCGATATTGTAAAATTAATGCAATATTTAGAAAATAAAGCTTTTGCTTTAAATATTATTTCTAAAAACGGTGATGATTTAGAAAATTTAATTATTTTTAGAGAATTAATATCGCTTCTAAATAATAAGGTTGGAAAAAACAACGCACTCAAGTATATTTTTGCAACAACAAATAATAACTATGGGAAGCTATTTAATTTAGTACAAAATAAAAAATATAATCACCTAGTTTTATTAGATAATACAACAGCACGATTTTTAAATTATTCAGTTGCAACACTATTACCACTAGCATGTGCCAACATTGATATTGATGAATATATTACAGGAGCTAAAGAGGCAAACGAATACTATTCGAATACGAAATTATCAAATAATCCTGCTTATAAATATTCATTAGTTAGATATGTATTTAATAAATTAGATAAGAAAAAAGATGAAAAAGACATTTTCTCTATTGAAAACATTATAGTTTTTTCACCTTCATATAAAAAAATGGCAGACCTATTTTCAATGTATTTAAACTCAACATCTTATAGAAAATACAAAGGTATTAGAGTTGAAACTTATGTACATCCAAGTGATACGAAAACATTTACAAATTTATTCTTCGAAAAGCAGAGAAAGATGTTTGACACTCACTTTGTAGTAAAAAACCCGTACTATGATTATAATGTTGCAATAATGAATGATAATGAAGGTGATGAATTTAATTATTTAATGAAATATTCTTACAATAAGATAAACAAAACAATTGCTAAAGCAATAAAAGATTATCATTTAAGTAATCAAATCCCTTTTATTGAGATAATATTAGAGGATATAAGTGATAGAAGTATTGGATGATTGATAGCCTTTATTCACAGAGCTTCAATTATGACTTCTTATTTAATGAATTTTGATCCTTTTGAAGAAATAGGATTAAAGACTTACAATATTGAATTAACAAAAAAAATTACAGAACTAATTGGAGGAAATAAAAATGACTAA
- a CDS encoding lactate/malate family dehydrogenase: protein MTKIGIIGVGAVGSAFLYASLNKWIEADYILVDAFVDYAKAQAKDLNDAACSMPNNGSTFKAGDYTDLKDAEIIVITASVKPKDGVLKDRLELLTDNAKLIADIGIKIKESGFKGITIIASNPVDTMACIFQQVTGFESCKVISSGTILETARMKKFLSEKINVKAGSITGFVIGEHGSRCLIPFSKMRIGLGSLKDWLANGTITKEWLDNLNQKVKDEAFEIITGKGITNFGIGENLAEITQSILTDRQSVYSLGVKLPEEYANSGIYFGLPVILGKNGYRHLPKIRLELEEQMIFDSYSKEMKETAIQVLKNLNIEPDFK from the coding sequence ATGACTAAAATTGGAATTATAGGTGTTGGAGCAGTTGGATCAGCCTTCTTGTATGCTTCATTGAATAAATGAATTGAAGCCGATTATATTTTAGTTGATGCATTTGTTGATTATGCTAAGGCACAAGCAAAAGATTTAAATGATGCTGCATGTTCGATGCCAAACAATGGTTCAACATTTAAAGCTGGTGATTACACAGATTTAAAAGATGCTGAAATCATTGTTATTACTGCATCAGTTAAACCAAAAGATGGCGTTTTAAAAGATAGATTAGAATTGCTTACAGATAATGCAAAATTAATTGCTGACATTGGAATAAAAATAAAAGAATCAGGCTTTAAAGGAATTACAATAATTGCGTCTAATCCAGTTGATACGATGGCTTGCATTTTCCAACAAGTTACTGGCTTTGAATCATGCAAAGTAATATCATCAGGTACCATTTTAGAAACAGCGAGAATGAAAAAATTCTTATCAGAAAAAATTAATGTTAAAGCAGGTTCTATTACAGGCTTTGTTATTGGTGAACACGGTTCAAGATGCTTAATCCCTTTTTCAAAAATGAGAATTGGATTAGGTTCATTAAAAGACTGATTAGCAAACGGAACAATTACCAAGGAATGATTAGACAATCTAAATCAAAAAGTAAAAGATGAGGCTTTTGAAATAATTACAGGTAAAGGAATTACTAATTTTGGAATTGGTGAAAACTTAGCCGAAATTACTCAATCAATTTTAACTGACCGCCAATCAGTATATTCATTAGGAGTTAAACTACCTGAAGAATATGCAAATAGTGGAATATATTTTGGATTACCAGTTATTTTAGGAAAAAACGGTTATCGTCATTTACCAAAAATTAGATTAGAATTAGAGGAACAAATGATTTTTGATTCTTACTCAAAAGAAATGAAAGAAACTGCAATTCAAGTTTTAAAAAATTTAAACATTGAACCAGATTTTAAATAA
- a CDS encoding ATP-binding cassette domain-containing protein, which produces MKKIEFNNYSASYKKDKVNILNNINLEINKGEMIAIIGKSGVGKTTIFNALLKQLDTKSGYLNIDDNNIDSINKKQWKKVVRKIGYLSQETNLIDSLNIYENILHFYPKYKNKFFSFFKMITKQQKQEILETLDNLDIVDKIFTKISDLSGGQKHRVEIAKLLLKKVEIILADEPTSSLDVKTSKDIMNILKNINKKYNTTVLVNIHDLSIIQKFFDKYIFIKNGTIFQIGNPKDLSKKEMEKLYEL; this is translated from the coding sequence ATGAAAAAAATTGAATTTAATAATTATTCAGCATCCTACAAAAAAGATAAAGTTAATATTCTTAATAATATTAATTTAGAAATAAATAAAGGTGAAATGATTGCTATTATTGGAAAATCTGGTGTAGGTAAAACAACAATTTTTAACGCTCTTTTAAAACAATTAGATACAAAATCTGGTTATTTAAATATAGATGATAACAATATAGATTCTATTAATAAAAAACAATGAAAAAAGGTTGTTAGAAAGATAGGTTATTTATCGCAAGAAACAAACTTAATTGATTCTTTAAATATTTATGAAAATATATTACATTTTTATCCTAAATATAAAAATAAATTTTTCTCATTTTTTAAAATGATAACAAAACAGCAAAAACAAGAAATCTTAGAAACTCTTGATAATCTAGATATAGTTGATAAAATTTTTACTAAAATTTCAGATCTTTCTGGAGGTCAAAAACACAGGGTTGAAATAGCAAAATTATTATTAAAAAAGGTCGAAATTATTTTAGCTGATGAACCTACGTCGTCCTTGGATGTTAAAACTTCTAAAGATATCATGAATATTTTAAAAAATATTAATAAAAAATATAATACTACTGTACTTGTTAATATTCATGATTTAAGTATTATTCAAAAGTTTTTTGATAAATATATTTTTATTAAAAATGGCACTATATTTCAAATAGGCAACCCTAAAGATTTATCTAAAAAAGAAATGGAAAAATTATACGAATTATAG